One genomic window of Deltaproteobacteria bacterium includes the following:
- a CDS encoding glutamine--tRNA ligase (catalyzes a two-step reaction, first charging a glutamine molecule by linking its carboxyl group to the alpha-phosphate of ATP, followed by transfer of the aminoacyl-adenylate to its tRNA): EPPSKFFRLAPGREVRLRYAYIIKCERVVKDASGAVVELRCTYDPETRSGSPAAARKVKATLHWVSAAHAVTAEVRLYGRLFTVEDPDAADDWLATIDSEALTVLRDCRLEPSLADAAPGLRVQFERQGYFCADPDSVPGAPVFNRTVTLRDTWAKIQAGPGR; the protein is encoded by the coding sequence AGGAGCCGCCGAGCAAGTTCTTCCGGCTGGCGCCCGGGCGCGAGGTGCGCCTGCGCTACGCCTACATCATCAAGTGCGAGCGCGTGGTGAAGGACGCGAGCGGCGCCGTCGTCGAGCTGCGGTGCACGTACGACCCGGAGACGCGCAGCGGCTCGCCGGCCGCCGCCCGCAAGGTGAAGGCGACGCTCCATTGGGTGTCGGCTGCGCACGCGGTGACCGCCGAGGTGCGGCTCTACGGCCGGCTGTTCACCGTGGAGGATCCGGACGCCGCCGACGATTGGCTCGCGACCATCGACTCCGAGGCGCTCACGGTGCTGCGGGACTGCCGGCTCGAGCCGAGCCTCGCCGACGCCGCGCCGGGGCTGCGCGTCCAGTTCGAGCGCCAGGGCTACTTCTGCGCCGACCCGGACTCCGTGCCGGGGGCGCCGGTGTTCAATCGCACGGTGACGCTGCGGGACACCTGGGCGAAGATCCAGGCCGGGCCGGGTCGCTGA
- a CDS encoding DUF3011 domain-containing protein — protein MACARLLALGGLFASLLALVDAAWAQGYRPPAYPARSIRCESESHEHAYCRTYAQGRVRLERRLSKAPCREYDTWGADRDGGGVWVREGCRATFTVVPWGSGPIRPGPGAGPVGVYRITCKSDRFRPKYCPMPQWGWVRLERRLSDAPCRQYDTWGSDGGGIWVDRGCAATFSVRY, from the coding sequence ATGGCATGCGCCAGGTTGCTCGCGCTGGGTGGTCTCTTCGCGTCGTTGCTGGCGCTCGTCGACGCGGCGTGGGCGCAGGGATACCGTCCGCCCGCGTATCCGGCGCGGTCGATCCGCTGCGAGTCGGAGTCGCACGAGCACGCGTATTGCCGCACCTATGCGCAGGGCCGCGTGCGGCTCGAACGTCGCCTCAGCAAGGCGCCGTGTCGCGAGTACGACACCTGGGGCGCCGATCGCGACGGCGGCGGCGTCTGGGTCCGCGAAGGGTGCCGCGCGACCTTCACCGTCGTGCCGTGGGGGAGCGGCCCGATCCGCCCCGGCCCGGGCGCAGGGCCGGTCGGCGTCTACCGCATCACCTGCAAGTCGGATCGCTTCCGCCCGAAGTACTGCCCGATGCCGCAATGGGGCTGGGTCCGCCTCGAGCGGCGCCTGAGCGACGCTCCCTGCCGCCAGTACGACACCTGGGGCAGCGACGGCGGCGGCATCTGGGTCGATCGCGGCTGCGCGGCGACCTTCTCCGTCCGGTACTGA
- a CDS encoding MerR family transcriptional regulator: protein MAYSLSEVVQHSGVPVDTIRYYQTIRLLPGPAREGRNAVYDDAHLDRLRLIRSMASRGFSLRVIAMLLEKGERTESDRALLTAIEEESTEPGYDSAAAATQLGVPHALLASVERAGLAEAQEQADGSRRYSEGDLRVARGALKILGYGFPLTRLLALAVKHDRSIRKTVDGAIDLFDQYVRKRTRGSEADPEAVGAAFKDILPLVTALVAHHFQRVLVNRALKRLKKSGERGPLEVALKVASATRLGVRWQ from the coding sequence ATGGCGTACTCGCTCTCCGAAGTCGTCCAGCACTCGGGCGTCCCGGTCGACACGATCCGCTACTACCAGACGATCCGGCTGCTGCCCGGACCGGCGCGCGAGGGGCGAAACGCGGTCTACGACGACGCGCACCTCGATCGCCTGCGGCTCATCCGGTCGATGGCGTCGCGCGGGTTCTCGCTCCGGGTCATCGCGATGCTGCTCGAGAAGGGCGAGCGCACGGAGTCCGACCGTGCGCTCCTGACCGCGATCGAGGAGGAGTCGACCGAGCCCGGCTACGACAGCGCGGCGGCGGCGACGCAGCTCGGCGTCCCGCACGCGCTCCTGGCCTCGGTCGAGCGCGCCGGCCTCGCCGAGGCGCAGGAGCAGGCCGACGGCTCGCGCCGCTACAGCGAAGGCGACCTCCGGGTCGCGCGCGGCGCGTTGAAGATCCTGGGCTACGGCTTCCCGCTGACGCGCCTCCTGGCGCTCGCCGTGAAGCACGACCGCTCGATCCGCAAGACGGTCGACGGCGCGATCGACCTCTTCGATCAGTACGTCCGCAAGCGCACCCGCGGCAGTGAAGCCGACCCCGAGGCCGTGGGCGCCGCGTTCAAGGACATCCTGCCGCTCGTGACGGCCCTCGTAGCGCACCACTTCCAGCGCGTGCTCGTGAACCGCGCCCTCAAGCGCCTGAAGAAGAGCGGCGAGCGCGGGCCCCTCGAGGTCGCGCTCAAGGTCGCCTCCGCGACGCGACTCGGCGTGCGCTGGCAGTGA
- a CDS encoding ubiquinone/menaquinone biosynthesis methyltransferase: protein MSLPAADDKRAVVEAMFDRIAPRYDLMNRLMTFGIDRGWRRQAIASLALRPGERVLDLACGSGDLAAAALEAGGRVIGVDFSAGMLRAARARRLGCGLVRADALALPLADASIDAVVSGFALRNFVDLRAALAESARVLRPGGRIALLEVDRPASALLRFGHAIYFRRIVPLLGALVAERDAYTYLPESTAYLPDEPTLRAQLAAAGLGAIKKRSLLGGAAQLVTAARTGEAAEPAASDSPERARHA from the coding sequence ATGAGCCTTCCCGCGGCCGACGACAAGCGCGCGGTCGTCGAGGCGATGTTCGACCGCATCGCCCCGCGCTACGACCTCATGAACCGCCTCATGACCTTCGGCATCGACCGGGGGTGGCGGCGGCAGGCGATCGCGTCGCTCGCGCTGCGTCCGGGTGAGCGTGTGCTCGATCTCGCCTGCGGCTCGGGCGACCTCGCGGCGGCCGCTCTGGAGGCGGGCGGACGCGTGATCGGGGTGGATTTCTCCGCGGGCATGTTGCGCGCTGCCCGGGCGCGCCGCCTCGGCTGCGGGCTCGTGCGCGCCGACGCGCTCGCGTTGCCGCTCGCGGACGCGTCGATCGACGCCGTCGTCTCCGGATTCGCGCTCCGCAACTTCGTCGACCTCCGGGCGGCGCTCGCGGAGAGCGCGCGCGTCCTGCGGCCGGGCGGCCGGATCGCGCTCCTCGAGGTCGATCGGCCGGCGAGCGCGCTCCTGCGCTTCGGTCACGCGATCTACTTCCGCCGCATCGTGCCGCTCCTCGGCGCGCTCGTGGCCGAGCGCGACGCGTACACGTACCTGCCGGAGTCGACCGCCTATCTTCCCGACGAGCCGACGCTCCGCGCGCAGCTCGCCGCGGCCGGGCTTGGCGCGATCAAGAAGCGCTCGCTTCTCGGCGGCGCGGCGCAGCTCGTGACCGCGGCGCGGACGGGCGAGGCGGCGGAGCCGGCGGCGAGCGACTCGCCGGAACGAGCGCGGCATGCGTGA
- a CDS encoding isochorismate synthase, whose product MREVGALRARTRVVADPGDLLALAARFPASPLVFWEHPAGGHAMLAVGVAREIRARGAERFAVAAAAAARVLATVEREGGTPAEPRMLGGFAFSDTPGPDPAYPPARVVLPRLLWTRAAGRTTLTEVWEAGDEPPGPAAAGALAAAVADGSVPRLYAPALGAEEREAWRGRVARARALIDEGAARKIVLARRRRLVADRPIDAAAMLARARAARPGCFNVWVRPRGGASLIASTPELLVRRRGADIAASALAGSAPRAADRGEDERLAAALLACAKNGREHALVVRAVRDALAAVGAEVEPPPRPEILRLPEAQHLATPVRARASRPRSAFALGGALHPTPAVCGVPAAVARALIEREEPARGWYTGALGWTDAAGDGELVVTLRSALVDGAALELWAGAGIVEGSDADAELAETEAKMRALVAPYLAPAGAIAGADAPAADAAAGA is encoded by the coding sequence ATGCGTGAGGTCGGCGCCCTCCGCGCCCGCACGCGGGTCGTCGCCGACCCGGGGGACCTGTTGGCGCTCGCGGCGCGCTTCCCGGCGTCGCCGCTCGTTTTCTGGGAGCATCCGGCGGGCGGCCACGCGATGCTCGCGGTCGGGGTCGCGCGCGAGATCCGCGCGCGCGGCGCCGAGCGGTTCGCCGTCGCGGCGGCGGCGGCGGCGCGCGTGCTCGCGACCGTCGAGCGGGAGGGCGGGACGCCGGCGGAACCGCGCATGCTCGGCGGCTTCGCGTTCTCCGACACGCCCGGTCCCGACCCCGCGTACCCGCCGGCGCGCGTCGTGCTGCCGCGCCTCCTCTGGACGCGCGCGGCCGGCCGCACGACGCTCACGGAGGTCTGGGAGGCGGGCGACGAGCCGCCGGGCCCCGCCGCCGCGGGAGCTCTGGCGGCCGCGGTCGCCGACGGCTCCGTGCCGCGTCTGTACGCGCCGGCGCTCGGGGCGGAGGAGCGCGAGGCATGGCGGGGGCGCGTCGCGCGCGCGCGCGCGCTCATCGACGAGGGCGCGGCGCGGAAGATCGTTCTCGCACGGCGGCGGCGCCTCGTTGCGGACCGCCCGATCGACGCGGCGGCGATGCTCGCGCGCGCGCGCGCCGCGCGTCCCGGCTGTTTCAACGTCTGGGTGCGCCCGCGGGGCGGCGCGAGCCTGATCGCGTCGACGCCGGAGCTGCTCGTCCGGCGCCGCGGCGCCGACATCGCGGCGAGCGCGCTCGCCGGGTCCGCGCCGCGGGCGGCGGACCGGGGCGAGGACGAGCGCCTCGCGGCGGCGCTCCTCGCGTGCGCCAAGAACGGCCGCGAGCACGCGCTGGTTGTGCGCGCGGTGCGCGACGCGCTCGCGGCGGTCGGCGCCGAGGTCGAGCCGCCCCCGCGCCCGGAGATCCTGCGGCTTCCCGAGGCGCAGCACCTCGCGACGCCGGTGCGCGCGCGCGCGTCGCGACCGCGCTCGGCCTTCGCGCTCGGCGGCGCGCTGCACCCGACGCCCGCCGTGTGCGGAGTCCCGGCCGCGGTCGCGCGCGCGCTCATCGAGCGCGAGGAGCCGGCGCGCGGCTGGTACACCGGCGCGCTCGGCTGGACGGATGCCGCCGGCGACGGCGAGCTCGTCGTGACGCTCCGGAGCGCGCTCGTCGACGGCGCGGCGCTCGAGCTCTGGGCCGGCGCCGGCATCGTCGAGGGCTCGGACGCCGACGCGGAGCTCGCGGAGACCGAGGCCAAGATGCGCGCGCTCGTGGCGCCGTATCTCGCGCCGGCCGGCGCGATCGCTGGCGCCGACGCGCCGGCCGCGGATGCGGCGGCGGGAGCGTGA